In Pseudorca crassidens isolate mPseCra1 chromosome 16, mPseCra1.hap1, whole genome shotgun sequence, one DNA window encodes the following:
- the PDLIM1 gene encoding PDZ and LIM domain protein 1, with protein MTTQQIALQGPGPWGFRLVGGKDFEQPLAISRVTPGSKAATANLCVGDVITAIDGENTSNMTHLEAQNKIKGCTDNMTLTVTRSEQKIWSPLVTEEGKRHPYKMNLASEPQEVLHIGSAHNRSAMPFTASPASSPAPRVITNQYNNPAGLYSPENISNFNNALESKTAASGQEMNGRALDHSQLPSGLVIDKESEVYKMLQEKQELNEPPKQSTSFLVLQEILESEEKGDPNKPSGFRSVKAPVTKVAASIGNAQKLPICDKCGTGIVGVFVKLRDRHRHPECYVCTDCGTNLKQKGHFFVEDQIYCEKHARERVTPPEGYDVITVFPK; from the exons GTCACTCCCGGAAGCAAGGCTGCTACAGCTAATTTATGTGTTGGAGATGTAATCACAGCCATCGATGGGGAAAATACCAGCAATATGACACACTTGGAAGCTCAGAACAAAATCAAGGGCTGCACAGACAACATGACTCTCACAGTAACCAG ATCTGAACAGAAAATCTGGTCTCCTCTGGTGACAGAGGAAGGGAAACGTCACCCATACAAGATGAATTTAGCCTCTGAACCCCAA GAGGTCCTACACATAGGAAGCGCCCACAACCGGAGTGCCATGCCCTTTACCGCCTCAcctgcctccagccctgcccccagggtCATCACAAACCAGTACAACAACCCAGCTGGCCTCTACTCCCCTGAAAACATCTCCAACTTCAACAACGCCTTGGAGTCAAAGACGGCAGCCAGCGGGCAGGAGATGAATGGCAGAGC CTTAGACCATTCTCAGCTTCCAAGCGGACTCGTCATTGACAAAGAATCTGAAGTTTACAAGATGCTTCAGGAGAAACAAGAGTTAAATGAGCCTCCAAAACAGTCCACTTCATTCCTGGTTTTGCAGGAAATCCTGGAGTCTGAGGAGAAAG GGGATCCCAACAAGCCCTCAGGATTCAGAAGTGTTAAGGCTCCAGTCACCAAAGTGGCTGCATCGATTGGAAACGCCCAGAAGCTGCCCATATGTGACAAGTGTGGCACCGGCATTGT cGGCGTGTTTGTGAAGCTGCGGGACCGTCACCGCCACCCTGAGTGTTACGTGTGCACCGACTGTGGCACGAACCTGAAACAGAAGGGCCATTTCTTTGTGGAGGATCAGATCTACTGTGAAAAGCACGCCCGGGAGCGGGTCACTCCACCCGAGGGCTACGATGTGATCACTGTGTTCCCCAAGTGA